Proteins from a genomic interval of Capsicum annuum cultivar UCD-10X-F1 chromosome 4, UCD10Xv1.1, whole genome shotgun sequence:
- the LOC107869831 gene encoding protein translation factor SUI1 homolog, translating into MSDLDIQIPTTFDAFADANAQNSGAGAGAKEYVHIRVQQRNGRKSLTTVQGLKKEFSYNKILKDLKKEFCCNGTVVQDPELGQVIQLQGDQRKNVSTFLVQAGIVKKENIKIHGF; encoded by the exons ATGTCTGATCTCGATATCCAAATCCCTACCACTTTTG ATGCGTTCGCTGATGCAAATGCTCAGAACTCAGGTGCAGGCGCAGGCGCGAAAGAGTATGTGCACATCCGTGTTCAGCAGCGAAATGGAAGGAAAAGTCTGACTACCGTTCAAGGACTGAAGAAAGAATTCAGCTACAACAAGATTCTGAAAGACCTCAAGAAGGAGTTTTGCTGCAATGGTACTGTTGTTCAAGACCCAGAACTCGGCCAG GTTATCCAACTTCAAGGCGATCAGAGGAAGAACGTGTCAACCTTTCTCGTACAG gCTGGCATTGTGAAGAAAGAAAACATCAAGATACATGGTTTCTAA
- the LOC107868285 gene encoding tyrosyl-DNA phosphodiesterase 1 isoform X1: protein MSTSSKAQVGFLVPLSDNLEEDEKSSIPKIPLSEGPNCVGRDCIPVTDKRLSRKHLTIKATCTGFADVVVEGTNPVVIRSKGERKKLLSRERWKLGSGDIIELIPGHYLFKYVSTASKDENSPGNKQKRPFNEENITDKGQMHGKKKAREVYQEEASEMIMLHNNRQETNSSAEAIRQFRVPKHKLPLTFRLMRVRELPGWANSEAVSISDVIQGNVLVAILSNYMVDMDWLLSACPTLKRIPNVLVIHGEGDGAVESMKRSKPANWILHKPSLPIAYGTHHSKAMLLVYPTGVRVIVHTANLIYVDWNNKSQGLWMQDFPWKDQNNNLGKDGGFENDLVNYLSALKWPEFTANIPALGSCKINSLFFKRFDYSSASVRLIASVPGYHSGVSLRKWGHMKLRTVLQECTFSEEFQKSPLIYQFSSLGSLDEKWMTEFASSMSAGVTDDKRPLGTGEPMIVWPNVEDVRCSLEGYAAGNAVPSPLKNVEKEFLKKCWARWKASHTGRCRAMPHIKTFLRYNGQSLGWLLLTSSNLSKAAWGTLQKNNSQLMIRSYELGVLFLPSVVKHGCGFSCTDHSYPSEDKTRAHEGKKIKLVTLAWQGKGNDDSSEVIKLPVPYELPPKPYSPEDIPWSWDRRYTKKDVYGQVWPRQVNLYTNQGS, encoded by the exons ATGTCCACTTCTTCTAAGGCTCAG GTTGGATTTTTGGTGCCTCTAAGTGATAATTTGGAAGAGGATGAGAAAAGTTCCATACCCAAGATACCACTTTCAGAAGGGCCTAATTGTGTTGGTCGCGATTGCATTCCAGTTACTGATAAGCGGCTCAGCCGCAAGCATCTTACTATAAAAGCTACCTGCACCGGCTTTGCTGATGTTGTCGTG GAAGGAACAAATCCAGTGGTTATAAGATCAAAGGGCGAGAGAAAGAAGCTTTTGTCTAGAGAGAGGTGGAAACTCGGAAGTGGTGATATCATAGAGTTGATACCTGGGCATTACCTTTTTAAGTATGTTAGCACAGCTTCTAAGGATGAGAATTCACCAGGCAACAAACAAAAAAGGCCTTTCAATGAAGAAAACATTACAGACAAAGGCCAGATGCACGGTAAGAAGAAAGCTCGAGAAGTGTATCAAGAGGAAGCTTCAGAAATG ATTATGTTGCACAATAATCGCCAAGAAACAAATAGTTCTGCAGAGGCCAtacgtcagtttagggttcccaagCACAAGTTGCCCCTCACGTTCAGATTGATGAGAGTGCGCGAGCTGCCAGGATGGGCAAATTCAGAAGCTGTTTCTATTAGTGATGTTATTCAG GGGAATGTGCTTGTAGCTATCCTCTCAAATTACATGGTGGATATGGATTGGCTACTTTCTG CATGTCCAACTCTTAAACGGATTCCTAATGTTCTTGTCATTCATGGAGAAGGTGATGGTGCCGTGGAGAGCATGAAG AGAAGCAAGCCTGCGAATTGGATTCTGCACAAACCCTCTTTACCAATTGCATATGGAACACACCATTCAAAAGCGATGCTTCTTGTCTATCCAACGGGAGTTAGAGTTATTGTACATACTGCAAACTTGATATATGTTGATTGGAATAACAAAAGCCAGGGATTGTGGATGCAAGATTTCCCTTGGaaggatcaaaacaacaatttgggCAAGGATGGTGGATTTGAAAATGATTTGGTCAATTATCTAAGTGCGTTAAAG TGGCCGGAATTTACTGCTAATATACCAGCCCTTGGAAGCTGCAAGATCAATTCCTTGTTCTTCAAGAGATTTGATTACAGTAGCGCATCG GTCAGGCTTATTGCATCGGTGCCTGGATATCATTCAGGTGTTAGTTTGAGGAAGTGGGGACACATGAAGTTACGTACTGTCCTTCAGGAATGTACTTTTAGTGAAGAATTTCAGAAGTCTCCTCTTATTTACCAG TTCTCCTCCCTAGGCTCTTTGGATGAGAAATGGATGACGGAGTTTGCCTCTTCAATGTCGGCTGGAGTTACAGACGATAAAAGACCTCTTGGCACTGGGGAGCCAATGATAGTATGGCCAAATGTAGAAGATGTTAGATGTTCTTTGGAG GGATATGCAGCTGGAAATGCCGTTCCCAGTCCATTAAAGAACGTAGAGAAAGAGTTTCTGAAGAAGTGTTGGGCTAGATGGAAAGCTAGCCACACCGGTCGTTG CCGTGCAATGCCTCATATTAAGACGTTTCTACGTTACAATGGTCAATCGTTAGG GTGGTTATTGCTTACTTCATCAAACCTCAGCAAAGCTGCGTGGGGGACTCTTCAGAAAAATAATTCTCAGTTGATGATTCGTTCCTACGAG CTAGGGGTGCTGTTTTTGCCATCTGTTGTTAAACATGGCTGTGGATTTTCTTGTACAGATCATAGTTATCCATCAGAG GACAAAACTCGGGCGCAcgaagggaaaaaaataaagctGGTAACTCTAGCTTGGCAAGGAAAGGGAAACGATGATTCTTCTGAAGTAATCAAGTTGCCGGTGCCTTATGAGCTACCTCCAAAACCATATTCACCGGAAG ATATTCCTTGGTCATGGGATCGTCGATATACCAAGAAAGATGTTTACGGTCAAGTCTGGCCGAGACAAGTAAACCTATACACCAACCAGGGCTCCTGA
- the LOC107868285 gene encoding tyrosyl-DNA phosphodiesterase 1 isoform X2: MSTSSQVGFLVPLSDNLEEDEKSSIPKIPLSEGPNCVGRDCIPVTDKRLSRKHLTIKATCTGFADVVVEGTNPVVIRSKGERKKLLSRERWKLGSGDIIELIPGHYLFKYVSTASKDENSPGNKQKRPFNEENITDKGQMHGKKKAREVYQEEASEMIMLHNNRQETNSSAEAIRQFRVPKHKLPLTFRLMRVRELPGWANSEAVSISDVIQGNVLVAILSNYMVDMDWLLSACPTLKRIPNVLVIHGEGDGAVESMKRSKPANWILHKPSLPIAYGTHHSKAMLLVYPTGVRVIVHTANLIYVDWNNKSQGLWMQDFPWKDQNNNLGKDGGFENDLVNYLSALKWPEFTANIPALGSCKINSLFFKRFDYSSASVRLIASVPGYHSGVSLRKWGHMKLRTVLQECTFSEEFQKSPLIYQFSSLGSLDEKWMTEFASSMSAGVTDDKRPLGTGEPMIVWPNVEDVRCSLEGYAAGNAVPSPLKNVEKEFLKKCWARWKASHTGRCRAMPHIKTFLRYNGQSLGWLLLTSSNLSKAAWGTLQKNNSQLMIRSYELGVLFLPSVVKHGCGFSCTDHSYPSEDKTRAHEGKKIKLVTLAWQGKGNDDSSEVIKLPVPYELPPKPYSPEDIPWSWDRRYTKKDVYGQVWPRQVNLYTNQGS; this comes from the exons ATGTCCACCTCTTCTCAG GTTGGATTTTTGGTGCCTCTAAGTGATAATTTGGAAGAGGATGAGAAAAGTTCCATACCCAAGATACCACTTTCAGAAGGGCCTAATTGTGTTGGTCGCGATTGCATTCCAGTTACTGATAAGCGGCTCAGCCGCAAGCATCTTACTATAAAAGCTACCTGCACCGGCTTTGCTGATGTTGTCGTG GAAGGAACAAATCCAGTGGTTATAAGATCAAAGGGCGAGAGAAAGAAGCTTTTGTCTAGAGAGAGGTGGAAACTCGGAAGTGGTGATATCATAGAGTTGATACCTGGGCATTACCTTTTTAAGTATGTTAGCACAGCTTCTAAGGATGAGAATTCACCAGGCAACAAACAAAAAAGGCCTTTCAATGAAGAAAACATTACAGACAAAGGCCAGATGCACGGTAAGAAGAAAGCTCGAGAAGTGTATCAAGAGGAAGCTTCAGAAATG ATTATGTTGCACAATAATCGCCAAGAAACAAATAGTTCTGCAGAGGCCAtacgtcagtttagggttcccaagCACAAGTTGCCCCTCACGTTCAGATTGATGAGAGTGCGCGAGCTGCCAGGATGGGCAAATTCAGAAGCTGTTTCTATTAGTGATGTTATTCAG GGGAATGTGCTTGTAGCTATCCTCTCAAATTACATGGTGGATATGGATTGGCTACTTTCTG CATGTCCAACTCTTAAACGGATTCCTAATGTTCTTGTCATTCATGGAGAAGGTGATGGTGCCGTGGAGAGCATGAAG AGAAGCAAGCCTGCGAATTGGATTCTGCACAAACCCTCTTTACCAATTGCATATGGAACACACCATTCAAAAGCGATGCTTCTTGTCTATCCAACGGGAGTTAGAGTTATTGTACATACTGCAAACTTGATATATGTTGATTGGAATAACAAAAGCCAGGGATTGTGGATGCAAGATTTCCCTTGGaaggatcaaaacaacaatttgggCAAGGATGGTGGATTTGAAAATGATTTGGTCAATTATCTAAGTGCGTTAAAG TGGCCGGAATTTACTGCTAATATACCAGCCCTTGGAAGCTGCAAGATCAATTCCTTGTTCTTCAAGAGATTTGATTACAGTAGCGCATCG GTCAGGCTTATTGCATCGGTGCCTGGATATCATTCAGGTGTTAGTTTGAGGAAGTGGGGACACATGAAGTTACGTACTGTCCTTCAGGAATGTACTTTTAGTGAAGAATTTCAGAAGTCTCCTCTTATTTACCAG TTCTCCTCCCTAGGCTCTTTGGATGAGAAATGGATGACGGAGTTTGCCTCTTCAATGTCGGCTGGAGTTACAGACGATAAAAGACCTCTTGGCACTGGGGAGCCAATGATAGTATGGCCAAATGTAGAAGATGTTAGATGTTCTTTGGAG GGATATGCAGCTGGAAATGCCGTTCCCAGTCCATTAAAGAACGTAGAGAAAGAGTTTCTGAAGAAGTGTTGGGCTAGATGGAAAGCTAGCCACACCGGTCGTTG CCGTGCAATGCCTCATATTAAGACGTTTCTACGTTACAATGGTCAATCGTTAGG GTGGTTATTGCTTACTTCATCAAACCTCAGCAAAGCTGCGTGGGGGACTCTTCAGAAAAATAATTCTCAGTTGATGATTCGTTCCTACGAG CTAGGGGTGCTGTTTTTGCCATCTGTTGTTAAACATGGCTGTGGATTTTCTTGTACAGATCATAGTTATCCATCAGAG GACAAAACTCGGGCGCAcgaagggaaaaaaataaagctGGTAACTCTAGCTTGGCAAGGAAAGGGAAACGATGATTCTTCTGAAGTAATCAAGTTGCCGGTGCCTTATGAGCTACCTCCAAAACCATATTCACCGGAAG ATATTCCTTGGTCATGGGATCGTCGATATACCAAGAAAGATGTTTACGGTCAAGTCTGGCCGAGACAAGTAAACCTATACACCAACCAGGGCTCCTGA
- the LOC107868285 gene encoding tyrosyl-DNA phosphodiesterase 1 isoform X3: protein MSTSSKAQVGFLVPLSDNLEEDEKSSIPKIPLSEGPNCVGRDCIPVTDKRLSRKHLTIKATCTGFADVVVEGTNPVVIRSKGERKKLLSRERWKLGSGDIIELIPGHYLFKYVSTASKDENSPGNKQKRPFNEENITDKGQMHGKKKAREVYQEEASEMGNVLVAILSNYMVDMDWLLSACPTLKRIPNVLVIHGEGDGAVESMKRSKPANWILHKPSLPIAYGTHHSKAMLLVYPTGVRVIVHTANLIYVDWNNKSQGLWMQDFPWKDQNNNLGKDGGFENDLVNYLSALKWPEFTANIPALGSCKINSLFFKRFDYSSASVRLIASVPGYHSGVSLRKWGHMKLRTVLQECTFSEEFQKSPLIYQFSSLGSLDEKWMTEFASSMSAGVTDDKRPLGTGEPMIVWPNVEDVRCSLEGYAAGNAVPSPLKNVEKEFLKKCWARWKASHTGRCRAMPHIKTFLRYNGQSLGWLLLTSSNLSKAAWGTLQKNNSQLMIRSYELGVLFLPSVVKHGCGFSCTDHSYPSEDKTRAHEGKKIKLVTLAWQGKGNDDSSEVIKLPVPYELPPKPYSPEDIPWSWDRRYTKKDVYGQVWPRQVNLYTNQGS, encoded by the exons ATGTCCACTTCTTCTAAGGCTCAG GTTGGATTTTTGGTGCCTCTAAGTGATAATTTGGAAGAGGATGAGAAAAGTTCCATACCCAAGATACCACTTTCAGAAGGGCCTAATTGTGTTGGTCGCGATTGCATTCCAGTTACTGATAAGCGGCTCAGCCGCAAGCATCTTACTATAAAAGCTACCTGCACCGGCTTTGCTGATGTTGTCGTG GAAGGAACAAATCCAGTGGTTATAAGATCAAAGGGCGAGAGAAAGAAGCTTTTGTCTAGAGAGAGGTGGAAACTCGGAAGTGGTGATATCATAGAGTTGATACCTGGGCATTACCTTTTTAAGTATGTTAGCACAGCTTCTAAGGATGAGAATTCACCAGGCAACAAACAAAAAAGGCCTTTCAATGAAGAAAACATTACAGACAAAGGCCAGATGCACGGTAAGAAGAAAGCTCGAGAAGTGTATCAAGAGGAAGCTTCAGAAATG GGGAATGTGCTTGTAGCTATCCTCTCAAATTACATGGTGGATATGGATTGGCTACTTTCTG CATGTCCAACTCTTAAACGGATTCCTAATGTTCTTGTCATTCATGGAGAAGGTGATGGTGCCGTGGAGAGCATGAAG AGAAGCAAGCCTGCGAATTGGATTCTGCACAAACCCTCTTTACCAATTGCATATGGAACACACCATTCAAAAGCGATGCTTCTTGTCTATCCAACGGGAGTTAGAGTTATTGTACATACTGCAAACTTGATATATGTTGATTGGAATAACAAAAGCCAGGGATTGTGGATGCAAGATTTCCCTTGGaaggatcaaaacaacaatttgggCAAGGATGGTGGATTTGAAAATGATTTGGTCAATTATCTAAGTGCGTTAAAG TGGCCGGAATTTACTGCTAATATACCAGCCCTTGGAAGCTGCAAGATCAATTCCTTGTTCTTCAAGAGATTTGATTACAGTAGCGCATCG GTCAGGCTTATTGCATCGGTGCCTGGATATCATTCAGGTGTTAGTTTGAGGAAGTGGGGACACATGAAGTTACGTACTGTCCTTCAGGAATGTACTTTTAGTGAAGAATTTCAGAAGTCTCCTCTTATTTACCAG TTCTCCTCCCTAGGCTCTTTGGATGAGAAATGGATGACGGAGTTTGCCTCTTCAATGTCGGCTGGAGTTACAGACGATAAAAGACCTCTTGGCACTGGGGAGCCAATGATAGTATGGCCAAATGTAGAAGATGTTAGATGTTCTTTGGAG GGATATGCAGCTGGAAATGCCGTTCCCAGTCCATTAAAGAACGTAGAGAAAGAGTTTCTGAAGAAGTGTTGGGCTAGATGGAAAGCTAGCCACACCGGTCGTTG CCGTGCAATGCCTCATATTAAGACGTTTCTACGTTACAATGGTCAATCGTTAGG GTGGTTATTGCTTACTTCATCAAACCTCAGCAAAGCTGCGTGGGGGACTCTTCAGAAAAATAATTCTCAGTTGATGATTCGTTCCTACGAG CTAGGGGTGCTGTTTTTGCCATCTGTTGTTAAACATGGCTGTGGATTTTCTTGTACAGATCATAGTTATCCATCAGAG GACAAAACTCGGGCGCAcgaagggaaaaaaataaagctGGTAACTCTAGCTTGGCAAGGAAAGGGAAACGATGATTCTTCTGAAGTAATCAAGTTGCCGGTGCCTTATGAGCTACCTCCAAAACCATATTCACCGGAAG ATATTCCTTGGTCATGGGATCGTCGATATACCAAGAAAGATGTTTACGGTCAAGTCTGGCCGAGACAAGTAAACCTATACACCAACCAGGGCTCCTGA